A genomic segment from Salvia splendens isolate huo1 chromosome 13, SspV2, whole genome shotgun sequence encodes:
- the LOC121762823 gene encoding uncharacterized protein LOC121762823 → MDENYLMDVDFSDLDLNQEPSNPPLHRVERYGSMLNELGTAHDRIEERIRQLEVVTARTRQRQRWRQARNSMELNYFPIERTVDAGQRGISNENSGTGTSAFKSSSERGKGCKRDSSHLVAKALEMGSEVKKADKEGGSFYDCNICLEFAREPVLTTCGHLFCWACFYQVSDVDSTSKECPVCKGEVSEGTVIPIYGNGESERVCETESGLKIPPRPKAHRVESIRQKRMTQGLSHVPVAEALRRIRISIGAVGNQTQQEAGYGILNIESDTQAGQNAESAGGHRSRIHQVSRVLSESAASLSSLSSALSNAERLVEDLEAVINNRLLRNEARSLSVDVGNLFTRPSTTIQPDHQPLVSTVNTSVVLPISSSSQSTDAASSVAHNVLRPMGSSDVSLPSAPSSSSFRRRSLTSRTLDSDSHDPRELRRRRLN, encoded by the coding sequence ATGGATGAGAATTATTTGATGGATGTGGATTTTTCGGATCTTGATTTGAACCAAGAGCCTTCGAACCCACCTCTGCATAGGGTTGAGAGGTATGGGTCGATGTTGAATGAATTAGGAACTGCTCATGATAGGATAGAGGAGAGAATCCGGCAGCTAGAGGTTGTTACTGCTCGCACGAGGCAGCGCCAGCGCTGGCGACAGGCTAGAAATTCTATGGAACTTAATTATTTTCCTATTGAGAGGACGGTAGATGCAGGTCAGAGAGGGATCTCAAATGAAAATAGTGGGACTGGGACGAGTGCGTTCAAGAGTAGTTCTGAGAGGGGGAAGGGTTGTAAAAGGGATAGTTCGCATTTGGTGGCGAAGGCGTTGGAGATGGGGTCTGAGGTTAAGAAGGCGGATAAGGAGGGTGGAAGCTTCTACGATTGTAATATATGCTTGGAGTTTGCGAGGGAGCCTGTCTTGACTACTTGCGGTCACTTGTTTTGTTGGGCGTGCTTTTATCAGGTGTCGGATGTTGATTCTACTTCGAAGGAGTGTCCGGTTTGTAAGGGAGAGGTCTCAGAGGGTACTGTGATTCCCATTTATGGTAATGGGGAGAGTGAGCGTGTGTGTGAGACAGAATCGGGCTTGAAGATACCTCCAAGGCCGAAGGCTCATAGAGTTGAAAGCATCAGACAAAAGCGAATGACTCAAGGGCTATCCCATGTTCCTGTTGCAGAAGCACTTAGGCGAATCAGGATTAGTATTGGTGCAGTGGGCAATCAGACACAACAAGAAGCTGGATATGGTATCCTCAATATTGAATCGGATACTCAGGCTGGACAAAATGCTGAGTCAGCAGGGGGCCATCGCTCGAGGATCCATCAGGTTTCAAGAGTATTATCCGAGAGTGCTGCTTCTCTTTCTTCCCTCTCATCTGCTCTGAGTAATGCAGAAAGACTGGTAGAAGACCTGGAAGCAGTTATTAACAACAGGCTATTGCGAAACGAAGCACGGTCTTTGTCGGTTGATGTTGGGAATCTTTTTACTAGGCCATCGACTACCATACAACCTGATCATCAGCCTCTAGTTTCAACTGTGAATACCAGTGTTGTCTTGCCCATATcatcttcttcccaatcaaCTGATGCTGCTAGTTCTGTTGCTCACAATGTTCTTAGGCCAATGGGTTCTAGTGATGTGAGTCTGCCTTCGGCTCCTTCGTCATCCTCTTTCCGAAGGAGAAGCTTAACGTCGAGGACTTTAGATTCAGATAGCCATGACCCCCGTGagttgagaagaagaagattgaatTAG